The following coding sequences lie in one Anaerolineae bacterium genomic window:
- a CDS encoding sulfite exporter TauE/SafE family protein, translated as MFVVLSGFVIGFLLGLTGIGGGALMTPFLILVMGLHPVTAIGTDLVFAFVTKSASAVQHRLQRTVWLQPAFFLSLGSVPTSILASWFVVTQVKNRGWVEQTLPRLLGGMLVVVAVLVAARALGWIKARGGEHKERWPTWWQNVLLGVALGLLVGVTSVGSGTLLVAILLLFFVVPPEHLVGLNVLVGAGLAFFPALTYAYHGYVKWVLLGQILVGALPGTVLGARLVTRAPTKPLRLFLSCLVCLAGLRLWMGAG; from the coding sequence ATGTTTGTGGTGCTCTCGGGGTTTGTGATCGGCTTCTTGTTGGGGCTTACCGGTATTGGGGGTGGGGCGCTGATGACGCCGTTTTTGATTTTGGTCATGGGGCTCCACCCGGTTACGGCCATTGGCACCGATTTGGTTTTTGCTTTTGTCACGAAGTCGGCCAGTGCGGTACAGCATCGCCTGCAGCGCACCGTGTGGCTGCAACCGGCCTTTTTCCTTTCGCTGGGGAGCGTGCCCACCTCAATCCTGGCGTCTTGGTTTGTGGTCACTCAGGTGAAAAATCGTGGCTGGGTGGAGCAGACCCTGCCCCGGCTTCTGGGAGGAATGCTGGTTGTAGTGGCTGTGCTGGTGGCCGCGCGGGCCCTGGGATGGATTAAGGCCCGTGGAGGGGAGCACAAAGAACGATGGCCGACCTGGTGGCAGAATGTGTTACTGGGCGTCGCGTTGGGGTTGTTGGTGGGGGTGACCTCCGTAGGCAGTGGTACGTTGTTGGTGGCCATACTTTTGCTGTTTTTTGTGGTACCTCCAGAGCACCTGGTGGGGCTCAATGTGTTGGTAGGGGCTGGGTTGGCTTTTTTCCCGGCCCTGACTTATGCCTATCATGGGTATGTGAAGTGGGTTTTGTTGGGACAGATTCTGGTTGGTGCACTTCCTGGCACCGTCTTAGGTGCGCGTTTGGTGACCAGAGCGCCTACCAAACCCCTTCGACTTTTTCTCAGTTGTCTGGTATGCTTGGCAGGTCTGAGGTTGTGGATGGGTGCAGGATAG
- a CDS encoding Gfo/Idh/MocA family oxidoreductase: protein MRFLIAGLGSIGRRHLRNLLAQGQQDIVLYRTHHSTLPDDELARFPTETDLQRALERYRPDAVIVANPTALHLEVAVPAARAGAHLLLEKPVAHTLEGMDALRQAVAEGGVRVLVGFQFRFHPTLRRVRAWLAEGAVGRPLFVRAHWGEYLPDWHPWEDYRQSYAARADLGGGVVRTLCHPLDYLRYVLGEAEVTWASTGHLSDLELQGVEDTAEIALRFAGGVWGSVHLNYHQRPPAHWLEVLGTEGTIHWDYPTGEARLWRASTQTWETVALPEGWERNDMFLAEMAHFLAVVRGETEPVCTLEDGIRALELVLAALR from the coding sequence ATGCGCTTCTTGATTGCCGGTTTGGGCTCCATCGGTCGCCGCCATTTGCGCAACCTGCTGGCCCAGGGCCAGCAGGACATCGTGCTCTACCGCACCCACCATAGCACGTTGCCCGATGATGAATTGGCCCGGTTTCCCACCGAGACCGATTTACAGCGGGCGTTGGAGCGCTACCGCCCTGACGCGGTCATCGTAGCGAATCCCACGGCGTTGCACCTGGAGGTGGCGGTTCCGGCGGCGCGGGCCGGGGCCCACCTGCTGCTGGAGAAGCCCGTTGCCCACACGCTGGAAGGGATGGACGCCTTGCGTCAGGCCGTGGCCGAGGGGGGCGTGCGGGTGTTGGTGGGGTTCCAGTTTCGCTTTCACCCCACGTTGCGTCGGGTAAGGGCCTGGCTGGCCGAAGGGGCGGTGGGGCGTCCCTTGTTCGTGCGGGCGCATTGGGGCGAGTACCTGCCCGACTGGCACCCCTGGGAGGACTATCGCCAGAGTTACGCCGCCCGCGCCGATTTGGGCGGTGGTGTGGTGCGCACCCTGTGCCATCCTTTGGATTATCTGCGCTACGTGTTGGGGGAGGCAGAGGTCACATGGGCCTCCACCGGCCACCTGAGCGACCTGGAACTGCAAGGGGTGGAGGATACCGCTGAAATCGCCTTGCGCTTTGCGGGCGGTGTCTGGGGCAGCGTGCACCTGAACTACCATCAGCGGCCCCCGGCGCATTGGCTGGAGGTGTTGGGCACCGAGGGCACCATCCATTGGGATTACCCCACCGGCGAGGCGCGGCTCTGGCGGGCAAGCACGCAAACATGGGAGACGGTGGCCCTACCTGAGGGGTGGGAGCGCAACGATATGTTCCTGGCCGAGATGGCGCATTTCCTGGCCGTGGTGCGCGGCGAGACCGAGCCGGTGTGCACATTAGAGGATGGCATTCGAGCGTTGGAACTGGTGTTGGCGGCGTTGAGGTGA